The following DNA comes from Methanothrix sp..
CAGGGACGATACAGAATGATTATATCAATGATGCTGGCGTCTGGTATCTGCACTTGGCTCAACCGCCAGGAGACAGATATTTTTTGCAGCATATTGATTTTCAAAAGCCATTTACTGAGAGGCAACCACCGATCGTTCTTGTAATGCTAAATGGGTTGGATTCTGACGATAGAAACGAGAGAGTGCATGTTACTGCGGAGGATATAACCAATAATGGTTTTGTCTTGCGCTACGCAACCTGGGGTGATACTCGCCTTTATGCCGCATCTGTAACCTGGATTGCAATACCTCGATCCATGGCGCTATACGTGCCTGATAGCGCAGCGGAGGATAGGTGGCCAGTTTATTACTACTATAGCTACTTTCCAAGGCAGGAAGTTAGAAGCACGCCTTATGGGTACTAGAGATCACGGCAAATCCCTTGATGGTTATACTGGCGAGGGAAAAATCCTCGGCCAGGATCTATTTGATCGCCCAGGGATCTGGAGTCGTCCTTCTCGTGTTTCCTAAGTAGGGTACCTGAAGATTGATAACAGGTATCCATGCCCTGGATTCATTCTATGGTGAATTAGTATTATTGATTCCGAGCCTCATGAGCGTGTAGAATCTCGAAAGTCCCACAGTAACGGTTATAGAGATTGATCTCAAGATGCGCGCAGTAGTATTAAGACTGAAGATAGAAATTATGTAAGAAAGTACGTACAATAGATTTGCAGCATTACTACGACAAGGCAGGAAAATTACTGGTAACCGTCTTATTATTCAAGATTAATCCATAGATGTTGGTTCTTAATCTGTTATTACTTGCGGCGAATGAGACCCCAACTCGCAGGCTATCTAAGCTGGAGGTTTGACACTCTCGAGTTCAACTGCTACTGAGATCTTGAATGCTCGGTTCTAATGCTGCCTCATGCTTTTCATTTTCATGCATCTCCCTTCATGAGTTTGTGTTACTCAATCCATTGTCTGCTTGGAGGATATACATTGAATAACTTTATATATATATGCAGATTAAGTATTATTTCATTTAATGGAGATGTAGGATGGATAGTATGTCTAGACACGCTTTAATCTGGGGAAGCATGATTGCATTCGTTTTAATAATGCTTTCTGGATCAATCTTTGCTGCTGCAGCACCAACAATAGAAACATGCAGAAATAGTACAAGTGTTCCATTGGGAACCCCAATAAAAAACTGGGAAGTACCATACATACACCAATGCAATGATACTCCAAATAATTTTAATGGCAGATATGCATGCGGAGCCACTAGCGCAGTTATGATTCTGGCTAAATATAGTGCTATTTCACCCAAATCTACAACGTGCAACACACCATGCTCCTCAGGCGGGTGCAGCTATGGGTGGTATGTTTCAAATGAATATACTTCGCCCCTAACCGGTATAACTTTTTATTGGCAGACTGATGATGTACTGGGAAATCATGCCAGAGGAGCATACGGATATATATCGGATTCTAGCGGAGCAGCATATGCCGGTTTGATGGTCGATTTCTTCAATAAAAACGGGCTTCAGGCACTTCCATACATATCAGCTCCCACAGAAAATGACATAAAAAGTGAGCTAGATGCAGGATACCCAGTGGTGGCTTCCACGAAGCTTACTGATAATGGCCACATAGTCGTTATTAAAGGGTACACTTCAGATGGGTATTATATTGTTAATGATCCATTTGGAAAACGGCGGAGTGATGGAAAGTATGAAACTTATGGTAATTGCAATGGTGCAGATGTCCAGTACACTTGGAGCGAAATGGGGATTGCTCAGAAATGGATTGTCAAAGTCAGACCCCCTCAATCTTCAGTTACCCTTACCCTTTATGTCCATGACGGAAGTACATCGGGACCCGTCATATCAGGTGCAACTGTAGCCGGTACCGATGCAGCAGGCAATAGCTTCAATAAGGTGACCAATTCAGCAGGTTATGTAACCATAAGCGGTACTCCAGGGACATGGTCTTTCACTGCATCCAAGAGCGGCTATAACACTAATAGCTGGAGCCAATCTATCACTTCAACTTCTAGAAAAGATGCCTACCTTACGGCTTCGCCGTCTTCAGTTACTCTAACTCTCTATGTCCATGACGGAAGTACATCTGGACCCGTCATATCAGGTGCGACTGTAGCCGGTACCGATGCAGGAGGCTATAGCCTCAATAAAGTGACCAATTCAGCAGGTTATGTAACCATAAGCGGTACTCCAGGGACGTGGTCTTTCACTGCATCCAAGAGCGGCTATAACACTAAAAGCTGGAGTCAATCTATCACTTCAACCTCGACCAAATATGCCTACCTTACGGCTTCGCCGTCTTCAGTCACTCTAACTCTCTATGTCCATGACGGAAGTACATCTGGACCCGTCATATCAGGTGCGACTGTAGCCGGTACCGATGCAGGAGGCTATAGCTTCAATAAAGTGACCAATTCAGCAGGTTATGTAACCATAAGCGGTACTCCAGGGACGTGGTCTTTCACTGCATCCAAGAGCGGCTATAACACTAAAAGCTGGAGTCAATCTGTCACTTCAACCTCGACCAAAGATGCCTACCTTACGGCTTCGCCGTCTCCAGTTACTCTAACCCTCTATGTTCATGAAGGAAGTACATCGGGACCCGTCATATCAGGTGCAACTGTAGCAGGTACCGATGCAGCAGGCAATAGCTTCAACAAGGTGACCAATTCAGCAGGTTATGTAACCATAAGCGGCACTCCAGGGACATGGTCTTTCACTGCATCCAAGAGCGGCTATAACACCAATAGCTGGAGCCAATCTATCACTTCAACCTCGACCAAAGATGCTTACCTTACGGCTTCGCCGTCTTCAGTTACTCTAACTCTCTATGTCCATGAAGGAAGTACATCTGGACCCGTCATATCAGGTGCGACTGTAGCCGGTACCGATGCAGGAGGCAATAGCTTCAATAAAGTGACCAATTCAGCAGGTTATGTAACCATAAGCGGTACTCCAGGGACGTGGTCTTTCACTGCATCCAAGAGCGGCTATAACACTAAAAGCTGGAGTCAATCTATCACTTCAACCTCGACCAAATATGCCTTCATTACCAATATAGTTGCATCAAATTCCGTAGCCTTTCAAGCTGCCAATGGCCAGTATCTCTGCGCTGAAGGCAGCGGCGGACGTGAGGTCGTTGCTAATCGCAATGCCATAGGTGCATGGGAGACTTTTAAACTCATAGATCGAGGGAATGGGTATTATGCCTTGCAGGCTGCCAATGGCCAATATCTCTGTGCTGAAGGCAGCGGCGGCGGACCAGTCGTAGCTAATCGCGATGCCATCGCAGGCTGGGAGACTTTCAAGCTTATCGATCGAGGGAATGGGTACTATGCCTTGCAGGCTGCCAATGGCCAATATCTCTGTGCTGAAGGAGGCGGAGGAGATGGTGTTGTGGCCAACCGTGACGAAATATTAGGCTGGGAGACCTTCAGGATATTGGACCTGCGAAGACCTGCCAGAGTGGCGCTTCAGGCCTATAACGGCCAGTATCTCTGTGCCGAAGGTGGCGGAGGTCAGCAGATGGTTGCCAACCGTGACGCTGTATTAGGCTGGGAGACCTTCAATCTCATCGACTGTGGGAATGGCGATATAGCTCTGCAGGCCTATAACGGCCAGTATCTCTGTGCCGAAGGTGGCGGAGGTCAGCAGATGGTTGCCAACCGCGACGCCATAGCTGCCTGGGAGAGATTCAGGCTTATCTATAGAGGAGATGGCAATATAGCGCTGCAGGCCTATAACGGTCAATACGTCTGCGCTGAAGGAGGTGGAGGAGATGGAGTAGTGGCTAACCGCGACTGGATAGCAGGTTGGGAGACATTCAAGCTGATCGCCATTTGAAGTCACAAGATAAAACATCAGCTGTAAAAAAGCGCGAATTGTCGATGTGAGGTCCTCTTCACCTCACCTATCTATAATTTTATATTTTTTATAATTATATTATAATTATTATTAATATTTGTAGAATACTAAGAAATTCTCCGGGACTCACACGACAGATTTTGAGCCAATAAGTTCATATAATTTGAGGGTTATTTAAAGACTAGGAGTAATTTGCAGGTGGTGCCCAATGAAAATAAGGATCATTTTGCTCGCCTTTGCATTATTGTTCTTATTTCCTTCCTTTGATGCAAAAGCAAACTCATGGGAGAATGGATCAGATCATATGGATGCTACAGAATTTGAAAAGGCTAATTCATATTTCTTATCTGTCTTTGGTTCGATTAAAAACAATTCCATCATGACATTATGCGCAGAGGAGGATAATATCAACATTCCTATTTTCCACAGCAATCCAACTGCATTTAGAATAACAGCGACCCATCCGACATATTTGCCGACAGATGTAATTGATCAGGGTGCTAATTGGACCAACTGCGATCTTGATAATGCATTTAGTAGAGTAAAATTTGATGATGAAACAGTAACTAAAATTTACGATGATGGAGATGTTGTAATCGAGGCAGTCAATGTCAATTCCTGGTGGCGAGAT
Coding sequences within:
- a CDS encoding H-type lectin domain-containing protein translates to MRLFFLLILVCIGIVPPACCDMIQTGTIQNDYINDAGVWYLHLAQPPGDRYFLQHIDFQKPFTERQPPIVLVMLNGLDSDDRNERVHVTAEDITNNGFVLRYATWGDTRLYAASVTWIAIPRSMALYVPDSAAEDRWPVYYYYSYFPRQEVRSTPYGY